Proteins found in one Miscanthus floridulus cultivar M001 chromosome 4, ASM1932011v1, whole genome shotgun sequence genomic segment:
- the LOC136547917 gene encoding uncharacterized protein — translation MKESSYRSPLMTTYCQEVRKLEDKFQGIELHHVPRRDNAAADFLAKLAARRDPSPSGVFINDVHEPSARVLEDPTQTQSNSQPAVKGSDPDTQSTLGGSNPNADPAVRGFDPSTSITTSSMDVAIVALDQTDWRIPLLAYLLEEVLPPERTKVQRIARRAKTFIVLGDELYKRSPLGVLMKCIPASQGKQILLKVHARICRHHAAPRSLVRKTFR, via the coding sequence atgaaggagtcctcctacagaAGCCCCCTCATGACAACATATTGCCAAGAGGTgcgtaagctcgaggacaaattccagggaatCGAAttgcatcacgtccctcgaagggacaacgccgccgccgattttctcgcaaaactagccgccaggcgggatccatccccgagtggggtcttcatcaacgacgtccacGAACCGTCCGCCCGTGTCCTAGAAGATCCAACCCAGACACAATCCAACAGCCAGCCGGCGGTCAAAGGCTCCGATCCCGACACCCAGTCGACGCTCGGGGGCTCTAACCCCAACGCTGATCCGGCAGTCAGGGGCTTCGATCCCAGCACCTCTATAACGACATCATCCATGGACGTCGCCAtagtggcactcgatcaaaccgactggcgaataccgctactcgcctacctcctcgaggaggttctcccacctgaaagaacTAAAGTCCAACgaatcgctcgacgcgccaagaccttcatcgtgctcggtgatgaactctacaaacggagtccgttaggagtgctcatgaagtgcatccctgcCAGCCAGGGGAAGCAgatcctcctcaaggtccatgccaggatctgcaggcatcatgcggccccaaggtccCTGGTCAGAAAAACCTTTCGCTAA